Proteins from one Fragaria vesca subsp. vesca linkage group LG6, FraVesHawaii_1.0, whole genome shotgun sequence genomic window:
- the LOC101298910 gene encoding GDSL esterase/lipase APG-like, whose translation MGSQTMRASLVLVFVFAFVMIGSNAQESTTLVPAIFTFGDSAVDVGNNDYLPTIFKANYPPYGRDFVNHKATGRFCNGKLATDITADTLGFKLYPAAYLSPQASGKNLLIGANFASAASGYDEKAAYLNHAISLPQQLEYFKEYQGKLNKVAGSKKAATIIKGALYLLSAGNSDFLQNYYVNPFVNKVYTPDQYGDILIGAFTSFITNVYGLGARKIGVTSLPPLGCLPAAITLFGFHEPGCVARINTDAQAFNKKLNNAANSLQKKLPGLTVVIFDIYKPLYDVVKSPSNYGFAEARRGCCGTGIVETTSLLCNPKSVGTCANATQYVFWDSVHPSEAANQVLADALIVQGIALIT comes from the exons ATGGGTAGCCAAACTATGAGAGCATCTTTGGTTCTGGTTTTTGTGTTTGCCTTTGTAATGATTGGTAGCAATGCACAAGAATCAACCACCCTTGTTCCAGCCATCTTCACATTTGGTGATTCTGCAGTAGATGTGGGAAACAATGACTACCTCCCAACAATTTTCAAGGCCAACTATCCTCCTTATGGAAGAGACTTTGTGAACCATAAAGCTACCGGGAGGTTTTGCAATGGGAAACTAGCCACTGATATCACTG CTGATACTCTGGGATTCAAACTTTATCCAGCTGCATATCTTAGCCCCCAGGCATCAGGGAAGAACCTTCTGATTGGAGCCAACTTTGCTTCTGCTGCATCCGGTTATGATGAGAAGGCAGCATACTTGAAC CATGCAATCTCTTTGCCCCAACAGTTAGAATACTTCAAGGAATACCAGGGTAAGCTAAACAAGGTTGCAGGTAGTAAGAAAGCAGCAACAATCATCAAGGGTGCACTATACTTATTAAGTGCTGGAAATAGTGACTTTCTTCAGAACTACTATGTCAATCCTTTTGTTAACAAAGTCTACACTCCTGACCAATATGGTGACATCCTCATTGGTGCTTTCACAAGCTTCATCACG AATGTGTATGGTTTGGGAGCAAGGAAAATCGGTGTGACCTCACTCCCTCCATTGGGTTGCCTTCCAGCTGCAATTACTTTATTTGGATTCCATGAGCCAGGCTGCGTCGCCAGAATCAACACTGATGCGCAAGCATTCAATAAGAAGTTAAACAACGCAGCAAATAGTCTCCAAAAGAAACTTCCTGGTCTTACAGTTGTCATCTTCGACATCTATAAGCCTCTATATGATGTTGTTAAGTCTCCATCAAACTATG GCTTTGCGGAAGCAAGGAGAGGATGTTGTGGTACTGGGATTGTAGAGACAACATCATTGCTGTGCAATCCAAAGTCTGTAGGAACTTGTGCTAATGCGACTCAGTACGTGTTCTGGGACAGTGTTCATCCATCTGAAGCTGCTAATCAAGTTCTTGCTGATGCTCTGATTGTCCAAGGTATCGCCCTCATTACATGA